The genomic stretch ttatcaccaatcaacaacaacaaaaaatctctagtagaagcagagctgtgtctcaagtggtagagtgctcatgcctgagttcaagccccaggaccagctcaaaaagatttttgggggtgggaatgtggcttagtggtagggtgctcacctagcattcatgaaaccctacgtttgattcctcagtaccacatacacagaaaaagcaggaagtggtgttgtggctcaagtggtagagtactacccttgagcaaaagaagctcagggacagtgcctagacccttatttcaagctgtaggattttcaaaaaaaagattttcatttttatcatataggtcttacacacgtttatttattttttatcttatataactccatagtggtttattttgtaaatagtattttctgaaatatccttataatttgaggtgagctaattgatggtatACCAGTATTACCTGTTTGTCTGGAATTTCTAAATGCTGCTGAAAGAATAGTTACTAACACATTATTATAGCACACAAACCTAATGGCAccctgtaaattttttttaagaaaatgactctttcattattattttagaaaggcTACCATATCCATATACTAATATATCTTCAACTTTAaggtaaatagtttaaaaaatataaaaatgtaagtacGCTGAAGAGTAACTGCTATTAAACAGTTCTGAACAGGCAGAAAATGTATACTTtccttttatagaaaatgttaaatctctaatagcagcattttatataaaagctgtctttgaaaacccagatttttgtatacacaaaacatttttttttcttttccctgtacaATATAACAATGTTTACACTGGAGAAAAGGTTTCTTCACAATATTTTTCCCATCACAGGTGGCAGTCAGCTCGAGTGTTATcagtgggccctgagctcaagcttctcAGCACAGCCTTCAGTCCAACATCATGGCATTGATGACATTCAGATCTTTCATGTATGGATAGGCCACCAAGATCTGGTCGATTTTCCGCCTCTGCTTGGAGTCAGGGAAGATCTTTAGCAGGGCCTCCCTCAGCTCTCTGGTTTCAGCAGAAGATCTCTGTGCTTGCATGGGCAGGTTGTGCTGCACAGTGGGAAGGTTTGGTAGGAGGGGGAAGTGAGACTGCTGAGAGAGCCAGGGGCTAGAAGAGGCTCCCTGAATCTGGGGCAGAGGTTGGTGACTGCaccctgcaatttttaaaacttcatgactGGTCAAATTTGGTTGGACACTTGAGTTGATGTGTATGAAAAACATTCTCTCTACTGACGGAAGGTAACCTGCATACAAGTGCACtttcaatatagaattcaattctttttttggccagtcctgggccttggactcagggcctgagtactgttcctggcttccttttgctcaaggctagcactctgccacttgagccacagcgccacttctggccgttttctgtatatgtggtactggggaatcgaacccagagcctcatgtatacaaggcaagctctcttgccactaggccatatccccagcccctagaattctaTTCTTAAAGGTAAAGTGGCTTAAATTGGAGCAAATAATCTGACTcccatgaaataaactaaatacaaagcaacaagtagtaagaatattaaagatttattccacccgtcttcctcttattttgtgtttttattttgtattttgaggcatgttataacccaggctggccttctgcttcagcctccctagtgctggatttacaggcaccaccattccttgcttctatctgaaacatacaagtgtgctccatgagtaaactgagttaaaacgtTTCTGAGAGCggaggagctgctatcagtagagctattgtgactctataagagcccaggtcagcaaggtacaaggtaagcagtagcactgggcagtgctaggcattcaacatgccaggtagaccatactgtccaggtcttcctgagctcaggtcattattacttcacagggttgtattttgttcttccctatttccttgttccactgtttggtaatcaggggaaaatgagaagtcatttaacttcttggttaaataaaactaatttgtcaccagacttatgtttaagagtaagtcagctgaagaaacaaccgtggctggggctaaggaaagcttctacacttaggcacaggactagtgggtgagttgttggcttggctgtgggcattgctaacctagtgggccttctctaggaaggccttgcaacaccggaggcactgctgatagaccagctcgaagtcggagtcgtttccataatagggatcttcaatcatgagttgtttttgtggatcatagctcccaagtagttcaattttagctttgcagtttttaacttgattacttcgtctttggtgacctgtcttgccttatgggctgtgctaatgtcatgatttgttaggcagctcatagctcttggatcttGGGCACGACCCACGTTCCAGTCGGAAACAGCACTGCTGCCAATGGCCCAATTATCTGTAACATTTTGGTCTGctacaagttttctgaaaactgcttctacGATGGGTGACTGGCAAATGTTACATAGACACACGAATATTACAGATTTTGGACTCTGTTCTGCTATTTTCCTGTGTGGTCGCTGGCTCctacacatgtatttttaaactttaatttatttaaaattttttttctttgccgaatgtggggtatgaattctgtgcctgggttctgtccttgaggtcttcggttgaagtctagtgctctaccacctgagccacagcaccacttctggttttctagtgggtcgttGGAGATAcagttttatgaactttcctgcctgagctggctttgaacctggatcctctggtctcagcctcctgagtagctagcatgacaggagtgagccacattttattaggcctacaaaactctttcactttctttttagtgatttccagtggtattgtgttccagggccttccacaagctaggcaagtacctcagctcttagccctggttgtttttatgctgcctttgtaggcatttcggagagaaaatgcacagggtgtcagaataaaatgtgtagagcctggaagcttggaatcctgaatagaggtgctggctctatagccctaggtagaacagtgtggatggaccccattagaacctgctctggaaaaatcatgccttgcccaggcccctggcctatgttcaagtctgcataaagttttcatttatactttcatatccatcctggggcctggagaaggaggtgaaggcatttgtgaggaagggcagcttatctttaatccttcatatgttggtgctgatcagaacaatttcagtgaccctaggcccctgcccaagcctctgactctttgctatgtattcatttctgcttttggtcatgtcctgctctgtgattgtgagttaggggctgaggggctgtgtggaaaatatgttatttttattacataggttttacacacattttgtttagCATAGCAAAGCATAtaagtttctttttggtgaatgtaaaatttattgtttcagggcctcccacaacctaggcaagcaactcaacactgaacctcacccctttaatataacccagtcagttcctttatactgtttttttcaagttttctagtaaggacctcctgtgtgactttctgttttgttcttcccttgtcgcctatataggatcctgcttccctggggagtagttccagcatgcccatcctttgttgcctgttgacTTCTTCTGCttgtaagtactttgagggcaaaatgtgtctagtatcagcagaaaacatggagtacatacacttggaattttgagtgcagtatctggaagtatggcccaatgtagaaaagtagcttgaatgacatcccctcccctgaagaagtgacacccattcaaaaacattctgaagttggcatcactgtccgtcaaagttctaagaccctctaatcattgaatcacaatcatatgaggaggcatcagggagaaggtgacaaggatctGGTATGAAAACATGGCCACTGGGTTTAGTTTACGAGCTGAGCaaccagtgtggctgggactgaagcaaccagaccctggctggccctgctccaaggtaatactgggcgatggagggacttgaaagtgccatggtgtcaacaggcaaatggcctctcagaccCTGACAGCTATTCCTTATGCTCATTAGTGTGCAGTTCCAGACAGGGACTCcatctaagtagccacacagatgctTGGGCCCTCAATTGctgctatgaggcaggatgcagaatgagacttggcaaaacacacattttagccataaagcatgCCTGGCATGCCTGGCAAGCCTGCCATAAAGCAGGgctggctgtttactcctggtacttgaactctgggcctgggagctgtccctgagcttctttttgcttaatgctagcactctaccactttaacgacagcaccatttccgggcttttctgtttatgtggtactgaggagtcgaactcaaggctttatgcatgctaggcaagcactctaccactaatccacattctcagccccagtcttgggttttgagatgacactttaggcacatctgaggatcagacgtcgccgttgaagcaacagaagcatgggcctcacTTGATCAACACTAGGGTTGTttgatggtagagagtggggtgtcccaggcatgcactgagcattgtagactcaggctggaaaggccaccatgatgcttgggctggataaaGCTGAAGCCcggagattagtaggtgctatcatgggtgacagaaaatctacaagccattaaaagaaaagtttgataaattgaaatcctttaaagaaaatcagtacaaacctcctaagattccaaACGTAAGCTGCAAAACTCGTCAGACAAAGCACCCATTAATTCCTAAgtacagagtgtcaataaatcaagaatagagccaggcaccagtggctcacaccaatgatctttgctactcaggaggctgagatctgaggatcatggctcaaagccagtgcaggcaggaatgtccttgagtcccttatctccaattaaatgccagaaaaccagaagtggcactggctcaaggacagcccacgacggacaacagcaaaagaacagaccactgaataacctgagagacacatggtccaaacatgtgaacatggaaggagatgcgactaactgttgaatctccataaattgtatgtcattgattgttcaacagtggcacaaatgactgttaattctttttcagattcatatgtgcaaatcccctgtattgatggtgattcttagggacgtttttggtgtttcattatttctaggattggctttatttgactaagtgttggattgttaacatgcaaaatacagttgatgttggattcttctagaccagcagcttttacgaattagtacactgaagaaaactgcacttgtgccacCTAGTGTCTCATTTAagtgcctctctcctctcctatttccctctcttctctcctcccctcccctcctcttttttctttttccagacattgtattgctgcattagaccaggggggtctcaaatttgtcttcttgcctcagcctcccaactgttgTGGTTACCTGCATTTACCACCCTACCAGTCTCAATAttatctttcccctcccctcctcccttcctcctccccctccatcctctctcctcctcttcccctcctcttttctgtcttttctctgtcccctagatgttgtatttctacattagaccaagcttattttgaactctcaatcttccttcctcatcctaccaactgtggggcttacctgaatttgctaccctacctggctcaattttatgatctaaaatttcctgaaaaaggactcttctaggggcagggaatatggtctagtggcaagagtgattgcctcttatacatgaagccctgggttcgattcctcagcccgaaatatatagaaagggtcagaggtggtgctgtggctcaagtggcaaagggttagccttgagcaaaaagaacccagagacagtgctctggccctgagtccaagccccaagactgccctcccccccaaggaACTCCTTTAGTTCTGTTTGAAtaacagacttacctgtagaataaaatagaatgggttttcgttccccttttcatttgaaaacattattctccctcttctcttctccttatctctcctctgtgtccttgcctccttttcctcctccgccttctcctctcctcctctccattgataacatgagaacataccttaatttttcttcacttaatgcCAATCATTCTTACAATTCCACCAAGTCCTATTCTTGGCCCTACAATTATAGTTTAAACTCTAGTTTacattatagtttaaacaaaacaattgactgtgaatctagaaacaaagaattatagttcttttaattaccCGAAAAGGTGAAGAGGAGCTCCTAACTCCTCCACCCATACATAAAAGTATggctttttaattaactttttaaggatAATGGTAATCCAGTGGCCTTAGGAGCCAAAAATTTGGTGCAAATCCAAGGTAAAGTAACCTATAATGCTTATCCTATCTTTTATATTCATAATAGCTATTCTTCTAAAACCCCTAGCAAAAGTTTTAATGGGTCAACCAACAGTAACGTATCCTGATCAAATGACTGAATCTATAAAATGAGCCTTCATTATTAGTCTGATTCCACTATTCCTTTTCatcaatataaaaaaagagacagtcatctctatcactgaataactattcactccacagaattatacataagctataagctttaagttagatctttatgctgttaattttttttatctatagCCTTATTCCTCACTTGGTCCatcatagaattttctacatgCTATATACATTCAGATCCAAACCTAAACTGATTTATGACCTACCTCCTTATATTTCTCATCACTATGATCATCCTAGTCACAGCTAATAATATGTTCCAACTCTTTAGTGATGGGAGGGTGTAGGAATTATATCCTTTCTATGAACCGGATGATGGTATTGTCGAGCAGATGCTAACACTGCAGCTTTACAAGGTATTATCTATAACCACATTGGacacattggctttattttatctatagcatgattttataatacctgtaattcatgagaacttcaacaacttttttttaataagtaatgaaaCTGCCTTACCCTTACTGGGTTTAATTGTAGCAGCTACTGGTATATCCGCTCAATTTGGCTTACACCCATGGCTTCCATCTGCCATAGAAGGTCCTACACCTGTATCTGGTCTACTATACTCTAGTACTATAGTTGAAGCAGGAATCTttctgttaattcatttttatccctTTGTAGCTAATCTCCCAAATATTATATCACTAATGCTATGTATTGGggccattgcaaccttattcacagcaatctgtgccctgacccaaaacgatattagaaaaattattgcaTTCTCTACCTTAAGCCAACTAGGTTTGATAATAGTAACTCTAGGCATTAATCagccttatttatcatttcttcacatctgtacacatgcATTCTTCAAAGCTATGTTACTTATATGTTCTGGCTCAATTATCCACAACTTAAACGATGAACAATACATTCGAAAAATAGGAGGAATCGCCCCATGTCTACCATTTACAACATCTGCTCTAATTGTATGTAGCCTAGCTTTAACTGGCACACCCTTCCTTACAGGATTTTACTCAAAAGGCCTAATCAATGAAGCAATAAATCTGTCATATACTAATTCTTGGGCCCTAATCACCCTAATTGCAACATCTTTTACAGCTATCTacagctcacaaattatttt from Perognathus longimembris pacificus isolate PPM17 unplaced genomic scaffold, ASM2315922v1 HiC_scaffold_4363, whole genome shotgun sequence encodes the following:
- the LOC125344800 gene encoding low molecular weight phosphotyrosine protein phosphatase-like gives rise to the protein MCRSQRPHRKIAEQSPKSVIFVCLCNICQSPIVEAVFRKLVADQNVTDNWAIGSSAVSDWNVGRAQDPRAMSCLTNHDISTAHKARQVTKDDFATFEYMLSMDESNMRYLKRISNQVKNCKAKIELLGSYDPQKQLMIEDPYYGNNSDFELVYQQSLRCCKAFLEKAH